CAATCAGTAGCAGGTTAGTCATGGGTCAGTTGAGCCACTCTCGGCGTGTACGGCGGCCGCCGCGCAGCAATGCACCAATGATGACGCCTAGCAGGGCCGAGCCTGCGCCGATTGCGTACCAGGTTTGCTGTTCAGTGATTAGTGGTGGTGGAGCACTGTCAGCTTGAGCTTGCTTAAGCTGTTGGCGCAGTCGCTGGTTCTCGTTGCGCTCGGCCAGTAACTGGGCCTCTTGTTCAGCGGTTTGTTTTTGCAGCTGTACTTCCAGTGCCGAAGGTGCTGGCGCTGCTGGGGCTGTTGCCACTGGCAGCGCCGCAGAGGGGATTTCAGATGGTGCAGGAGCCGCTTCTTCCGCGAGCGTTGCGCAAGGAGCAGATAAAGCAGTTAGCAAAATCAGTGAACCTAATCGCATCGGAAATCCTTATTTTTCTGTAATTGGCAGACGTCAGGGAATTACGGCAATACGAGTTTGAATGGTTTAACCACGACCGAGCTGTATACCCCAGCAGCACGATAAGGGTCAGCATCTGCCCACTGCTGAGCAGCAATTAGGGAGTCGAACTCAGCCACTATCAGGCTGCCGGAGAAGCCAGCAGGGCCTGGGTCGTTGCTGTCTACTGCTGGGTGAGGGCCCGCAATCAGCAGGCGGCCTTCAGATTTCAGTTGCTCAAGGCGGGCCAGATGAGCAGGGCGAGCATCCAGTCGGCTTTGCAGTGAGTTTTCGGCATCGGTAGCAATGATTGCGTAGAACATCTCAGTCCTTAAATCGTTGAGTGCCAGTCCGCAGGCCTAAATACAGGTTGCCAGACATTAGCTTGTCGGAGAAATGGTGCGGTGGGCCAGCAAGAATCCTGATCTGCCTGCATAATAACAAACATGAATGACTGGAAAAGTGTTCCTTATGGAAGTTGATTTGCATTGCCACAGTACCGCCTCAGACGGTTCGCTCAGCCCTACGGCGCTGGTCACCCGTGCCCATGAGCGCGGAGTGCGCGTGCTGGCCTTGACAGATCATGACACGATTGAAGGGTTGGACGAGGCGGCTGCGGCGGCTTCGAGGCTCGGCATCGAGTTGGTCAATGGCATTGAGCTGTCTTGTACCTGGGGCGGCGCCACTATCCATGTTTTGGGATACGACTTTTCCCCTGATGCTCCTGCGTTACAAGCTGCCATAACCGAGCTACACGAGGGGCGCTGGTTACGCGCGGCTGAAATTGCCAAACGGTTAGCTGGTAAAGGAATGCCGGGGGCATTAGAGGGGGCGCGTGAGATTCAGCAAACCTTAGGTGACAGCGGTAATGCACCTGCACGCCCTCATTTCGCAGATTTTTTGGTGCGTGAGGGGTATGTTAAAGACCGCGCCGAGGCTTTTCGCAAATGGTTGGGCGCTGGCAAACTTGGCGATGTGAAGCAGCATTGGCCGGAGTTGGCGCAAACGGTCGATACCTTACGTCGCTCAGGGGCTTGGGTCAGTTTGGCTCACCCTTGGCATTACGATTTCACCCGCAGTAAAAGGCGGAAGCTGGTGGCAGATTTCGTCGCCGCGGGTGGTCATGCATTAGAAGTGGTTAATGGGATGCAGCCTGCTGAGCAGGTCGGAACGTTAACCATTCTGGCGCGAGAATTCGGTATGTTCGTGAGTGCTGGTAGCGACTTCCACGGGCCGGGGCAGTGGTCAGAGTTGGGCATGTATCGCCCGGTGCCTGATGATTTGCCGCTGTTGTCGGGACGTTTTCGCCAGGTTAAACAACCCATAGCAATCTGATCAGGGATCGAGCGTGAGCCAGTTTTTTCAAATACATCCGGAAAATCCCCAGCCACGTCTGATCAAACAGGCGGTGGACATCATTCGCAATGGCGGGGTGGTGGTGTACCCGACTGACTCGTCCTATGCGCTTGGCTGTCAGCTTGGGGATAAGAGCGCGCTGGAGAAAATCCGTCGTCTGCGTCAGTTGGACGACAAACATAATTTCACCTTGGCCTGCTCAGATCTCTCCCAGTTGAGCACCTTTGCCAAG
The Pseudomonas mendocina DNA segment above includes these coding regions:
- a CDS encoding translation initiation factor 2, whose translation is MRLGSLILLTALSAPCATLAEEAAPAPSEIPSAALPVATAPAAPAPSALEVQLQKQTAEQEAQLLAERNENQRLRQQLKQAQADSAPPPLITEQQTWYAIGAGSALLGVIIGALLRGGRRTRREWLN
- a CDS encoding YciI family protein, coding for MFYAIIATDAENSLQSRLDARPAHLARLEQLKSEGRLLIAGPHPAVDSNDPGPAGFSGSLIVAEFDSLIAAQQWADADPYRAAGVYSSVVVKPFKLVLP
- a CDS encoding PHP domain-containing protein, coding for MEVDLHCHSTASDGSLSPTALVTRAHERGVRVLALTDHDTIEGLDEAAAAASRLGIELVNGIELSCTWGGATIHVLGYDFSPDAPALQAAITELHEGRWLRAAEIAKRLAGKGMPGALEGAREIQQTLGDSGNAPARPHFADFLVREGYVKDRAEAFRKWLGAGKLGDVKQHWPELAQTVDTLRRSGAWVSLAHPWHYDFTRSKRRKLVADFVAAGGHALEVVNGMQPAEQVGTLTILAREFGMFVSAGSDFHGPGQWSELGMYRPVPDDLPLLSGRFRQVKQPIAI